From Styela clava chromosome 6, kaStyClav1.hap1.2, whole genome shotgun sequence, one genomic window encodes:
- the LOC120331946 gene encoding uncharacterized protein LOC120331946, translating to MKVLEFSYVIFTASVTFSTLVKGQTPIINTTEASKSTTQLFTQTGVTTPITTVPVSQDSGELTTKPILTQQTQTPTTDNDATHPISKRSTNSLPNDLTTISTKGVLTTNKKGITNDPGFAGKIVGVMLGIAAFTALLIIGGTALQKYLRRRAIKKAEKPEPPSNFNNPVDFSGNVDSSV from the exons atgaagGTATTAGAATTTAGTTACGTGATATTTACTGCCAGCGTCACATTCTCTACACTTGTAAAAG GCCAAACTCCCATCATTAATACGACAGAAGCATCGAAATCCACCACTCAATTGTTCACTCAAACGGGTGTAACGACACCGATAACAACAGTGCCGGTGTCACAAGATTCCGGAGAACTTACAACGAAGCCTATATTGACCCAG CAAACACAAACCCCTACAACCGATAATGATGCAACTCATCCAATATCCAAACGATCAACGAATTCCTTGCCGAACGATTTGACGACGATATCGACAAAAGGAGTTTTAACTACTAATAAAAAAG GTATAACAAACGATCCAGGTTTTGCCGGTAAAATTGTCGGCGTAATGCTTGGCATTGCGGCCTTCACAGCATTGTTAATAATCGGGGGAACCGCATTGCAAAAGTACTTGAGAAGGCGAGCAATAAAGAAGGCAGAAAAACCTGAACCACCTTCAAATTTCAACAATCCTGTAGATTTCAGTGGCAACGTAGATTCATCTGTATAA
- the LOC120331032 gene encoding kremen protein 1-like isoform X2, producing MYEPTIPNVEVCLPWKDQDTSQFNVTLTGNYCRNPNNRLFPWCYVMKNGAPGWSYCHIPTCSTPALIGCFKLYVNDDAPPKGQNVTTTGPPPDLILDGEDSITLDSQMRIARCLNFCRSKKYDYAGVTGGDSCMCGTNKDDGAQMRELINHLHPHMCLQYPCADDRMQACGGDNAIAIYDVEAGSCDGVFDKRDVGVIYSPRWPGNYHNEAKCGWTIYVPEKYMKDEETRRKHQMHVYFSYFNLETKNDTLKIYTYANSTDTNSVRVASYSGSDHPAPIVLEVSEVYAVHIVFNSDPDHKKEGFILHYNITNLEGQMETTLPDVVITETTTTSTRPTTKTTTTTTKSPQHKSTTQPSSAKTTTTTKAPVESPSLTASTTTIISGATKSTTPSTNSSAVQGKQSSGADGGMIAGIVIGILVFLVLVVLVALYLIKWRGKEAKDESTPNPPAMFNNPVTFNSDTTL from the exons ATGTATGAACCAACAATTCCGAATGTTGAAGTTTGCTTGCCTTGGAAGGATCAAGATACCTCACAGTTCAATGTCACACTTACAGGGAACTATTGCAG AAACCCAAACAACCGACTATTTCCTTGGTGTTATGTAATGAAGAACGGAGCCCCAGGATGGTCTTATTGTCACATACCGACTTGCAGTA CTCCTGCACTGATTGGTTGTTTTAAATTATACGTCAACGATGACGCACCGCCAAAAGGCCAGAACGTGACAACCACAGGTCCTCCTCCCGACCTCATATTAGACGGAGAAGATAGTATAACTCTGGATTCGCAAATGAGAATAGCAAGATGTTTGAATTTTTGCAGGAGCAAGAAATACGATTACGCAG GGGTTACCGGAGGTGATTCGTGCATGTGTGGTACGAATAAAGATGACGGGGCACAGATGAGAGAGTTGATCAATCATCTACATCCACATATGTGCTTGCAGTATCCTTGCGCTGACGATCGAATGCAGGCTTGTGGAGGAGATAATGCAATTGCTATTTATGacg TGGAAGCGGGATCCTGCGACGGAGTGTTCGACAAACGTGACGTCGGCGTAATTTACTCCCCACGATGGCCGGGGAATTATCACAATGAGGCAAAATGTGGTTGGACAATTTACGTTCCGGAAAAGTACATGAAGGACGAAGAAACACGAAGAAAGCACCAAATGCACGTCTACTTCTCGTACTTCAACTTAGAAACAAAAAATGACACTTTGAAAATTTATACGTACGCCAATTCCACCGATACCAACTCAGTGAGGGTTGCGTCCTACTCTGGAAGTGACCATCCCGCCCCTATCGTACTGGAAGTGTCGGAAGTCTATGCGGTGCACATTGTGTTCAATTCAGACCCAGACCATAAGAAAGAAGGATTTATTCTGCATTATAAca TAACTAACTTGGAAGGCCAAATGGAAACAACGTTGCCTGATGTTGTCATAACCGAAACCACTACAA CATCAACAAGACCAACAACAAAAACTACGACAACAACAACTAAAAGCCCTCAACATAAATCTACAACACAGCCTTCTTCTGcgaaaacaacaacaaccacTAAGGCTCCTGTCGAATCTCCTTCACTCACAGCAAGTACAACAACAATTATTTCCGGGGCAACAAAATCAACGACACCTAGTACAAATAGCTCAG CTGTTCAAGGCAAGCAATCCTCTGGTGCAGATGGAGGCATGATCGCAGGAATTGTGATAGGAATCCTTGTGTTCTTAGTTCTAGTTGTTCTGGTAGCGTTGTATCTCATAAAATGGAGAGGTAAAGAGGCAAAAGATGAATCAACTCCAAACCCACCAGCGATGTTCAACAATCCTGTTACATTTAACAGCGATACCACGTTGTGA
- the LOC120331032 gene encoding kremen protein 1-like isoform X1, whose product MDDVFAKFLRLWISIFCVSTLSNGQQSRMGKDSECYTPNGRDYTGKQNTTYVKGSGMYEPTIPNVEVCLPWKDQDTSQFNVTLTGNYCRNPNNRLFPWCYVMKNGAPGWSYCHIPTCSTPALIGCFKLYVNDDAPPKGQNVTTTGPPPDLILDGEDSITLDSQMRIARCLNFCRSKKYDYAGVTGGDSCMCGTNKDDGAQMRELINHLHPHMCLQYPCADDRMQACGGDNAIAIYDVEAGSCDGVFDKRDVGVIYSPRWPGNYHNEAKCGWTIYVPEKYMKDEETRRKHQMHVYFSYFNLETKNDTLKIYTYANSTDTNSVRVASYSGSDHPAPIVLEVSEVYAVHIVFNSDPDHKKEGFILHYNITNLEGQMETTLPDVVITETTTTSTRPTTKTTTTTTKSPQHKSTTQPSSAKTTTTTKAPVESPSLTASTTTIISGATKSTTPSTNSSAVQGKQSSGADGGMIAGIVIGILVFLVLVVLVALYLIKWRGKEAKDESTPNPPAMFNNPVTFNSDTTL is encoded by the exons atggatGATGTTTTTGCAAAGTTCCTTCGCTTGTGGATCTCTATCTTTTGTGTTTCTACCTTATCAAATGGTCAACAATCAAGAATGGGAAAAg ATAGCGAATGCTACACTCCAAACGGTAGAGATTACACTGGGAAACAGAACACAACATACGTAAAGGGAAGTGGAATGTATGAACCAACAATTCCGAATGTTGAAGTTTGCTTGCCTTGGAAGGATCAAGATACCTCACAGTTCAATGTCACACTTACAGGGAACTATTGCAG AAACCCAAACAACCGACTATTTCCTTGGTGTTATGTAATGAAGAACGGAGCCCCAGGATGGTCTTATTGTCACATACCGACTTGCAGTA CTCCTGCACTGATTGGTTGTTTTAAATTATACGTCAACGATGACGCACCGCCAAAAGGCCAGAACGTGACAACCACAGGTCCTCCTCCCGACCTCATATTAGACGGAGAAGATAGTATAACTCTGGATTCGCAAATGAGAATAGCAAGATGTTTGAATTTTTGCAGGAGCAAGAAATACGATTACGCAG GGGTTACCGGAGGTGATTCGTGCATGTGTGGTACGAATAAAGATGACGGGGCACAGATGAGAGAGTTGATCAATCATCTACATCCACATATGTGCTTGCAGTATCCTTGCGCTGACGATCGAATGCAGGCTTGTGGAGGAGATAATGCAATTGCTATTTATGacg TGGAAGCGGGATCCTGCGACGGAGTGTTCGACAAACGTGACGTCGGCGTAATTTACTCCCCACGATGGCCGGGGAATTATCACAATGAGGCAAAATGTGGTTGGACAATTTACGTTCCGGAAAAGTACATGAAGGACGAAGAAACACGAAGAAAGCACCAAATGCACGTCTACTTCTCGTACTTCAACTTAGAAACAAAAAATGACACTTTGAAAATTTATACGTACGCCAATTCCACCGATACCAACTCAGTGAGGGTTGCGTCCTACTCTGGAAGTGACCATCCCGCCCCTATCGTACTGGAAGTGTCGGAAGTCTATGCGGTGCACATTGTGTTCAATTCAGACCCAGACCATAAGAAAGAAGGATTTATTCTGCATTATAAca TAACTAACTTGGAAGGCCAAATGGAAACAACGTTGCCTGATGTTGTCATAACCGAAACCACTACAA CATCAACAAGACCAACAACAAAAACTACGACAACAACAACTAAAAGCCCTCAACATAAATCTACAACACAGCCTTCTTCTGcgaaaacaacaacaaccacTAAGGCTCCTGTCGAATCTCCTTCACTCACAGCAAGTACAACAACAATTATTTCCGGGGCAACAAAATCAACGACACCTAGTACAAATAGCTCAG CTGTTCAAGGCAAGCAATCCTCTGGTGCAGATGGAGGCATGATCGCAGGAATTGTGATAGGAATCCTTGTGTTCTTAGTTCTAGTTGTTCTGGTAGCGTTGTATCTCATAAAATGGAGAGGTAAAGAGGCAAAAGATGAATCAACTCCAAACCCACCAGCGATGTTCAACAATCCTGTTACATTTAACAGCGATACCACGTTGTGA